One part of the Augochlora pura isolate Apur16 chromosome 3, APUR_v2.2.1, whole genome shotgun sequence genome encodes these proteins:
- the LOC144467790 gene encoding uncharacterized protein LOC144467790, whose product MSIDDCFYKNVFLLMQVVSPSLHCVKHFKQGMFEKPNQIGFIHISHYLLSIYDAKKFNKIVTWPILNKKDETQYRLKVKEYLELLAIENSDMNFPTIHMIHIMRAGGTKFLTIMWKLSQISLRAYITRHYNSKLLQAPDAGDTHNISSMYITNINLERDSTISKLFEDTELAIGNVEQYIQYQSNELKIMQTAVFETIKNIKECLDVAPVRSIIKKRLQDPKDVEIIDLWKASINANIQHLHCHNTYLYSLKNRSSKIIDTVSSLGPDTVVLDGNDLPKAEKEKHMSSTLYINGSLVFHSLLLRLNEILKQTECCLKQSDFSNFSKCKIIIMEHNKTMKSMEKDFQKFIVEAADILHKLQSRLQEKTINCNIQNDSFYFTCQNVLRTIPSIQLSLDDSMNNNKIINKLCMSPQKGTYKYLFARYTNNKSPKKSPNKSLVSSSFITCSGNKSPEWFTPTKRSPSYKSSSPCHNRKNSPQYSKLFSPRRTNRHFAGTCSTSNPINHVEKSLQSKNQSIDLKDMDVKAAIKNIYEFSKQITEIAASLYKS is encoded by the exons atgtCGATCGAtgattgtttttataaaaatgtgtttcttCTCATGCAAGTTGTGTCACCATCATTGCATTgtgtaaaacattttaaacag GGGATGTTTGAGAAACCCAATCAAATTGGTTTCATTCatatttcacattatttattatcaatatatgatgcaaagaaatttaataaaattgttacatggCCAATCCtgaataaaaaagatgaaacaCAGTACCGTTTAAAGGtgaaagaatatttagaaCTTTTAGCCATAGAAAATTCGGACATGAATTTCCCAACGATACACATGATTCATATAATGCGTGCAGGAGGGACAAAGTTCTTAACCATTATGTGGAAATTATCACAAATTAGTCTCAGAGCTTACATTACAAgacatt ATAATAGTAAATTGTTGCAAGCTCCTGATGCAGGAGATACCCACAACATAAGCAGTATGTACATCACTAACATAAATTTGGAGAGAGACTCTACTATTTCTAAGCTTTTTGAAGACACTGAATTGGCTATAGGAAACGTTGAGCAATATATTCA GTATCAAtctaatgaattaaaaattatgcagACTGCTGTATTTGAAAcgataaagaatataaaagaatgtttAGACGTGGCTCCAGTTAGATCGATCATTAAAAAACGATTACAAGATCCTAAAGATGTAGAGATTATAGACC tgtGGAAGGCAAGCATTAATGCAAATATTCAACATCTCCATTGTcataatacttatttatatagtttgaaaaatcgtagtagcaaaataattgatacaGTTTCGAGTTTAGGTCCCGATACAGTAGTTCTTGATGGGAATGATTTACCAAAagcagagaaagaaaag cacATGAGCAgtacattatacataaatgGCTCCTTAGTGTTTCATTCTCTATTATTAAGGctcaatgaaatattgaagcaAACAGAATGCTGCCTAAAACAAAgtgatttttccaatttttcaaaatgtaaaataataattatggagCATAACAAAACAATGAAATCTATGGAGAAAGATTTTCAGAAGTTTATAGTGGAAGCCGctgatattttacataaactaCAAAGTAGATTGCAAGAGAAAACAATCAACTGTAACATACAGAatgattctttttattttacgtgcCAGAATGTTTTGCGTACAATTCCTAGCATTCAACTTTCTCTTGATGATTCTATGAATAATAACaagataattaataagttaTGCATGTCTCCACAGAAAG gaACATACAAATACTTGTTTGCAAGGTATACGAATAACAAATCACCTAAAAAATCACCTAACAAATCATTAGTAAGCTCTTCCTTCATTACTTGCTCAGGAAACAAATCACCTGAGTGGTTCACACCCACGAAACGTTCTCCAAGCTACAAAAGTAGCTCACCTTGCCATAATAGAAAGAATTCTCCACAATactctaaattattttcacccAGACGTACAAATAGACATTTTGCag gCACTTGCAGTACATCTAATCCAATAAATCATGTGGAAAAATCTCTACAGTCCAAGAATCAATCAATAGATCTTAAAGACATGGATGTAAAGgcagcaataaaaaatatttatgaattttctaaacaaattacTGAAATCGCAGCTTCTTTATACAAATCTTAA